The Flavobacterium marginilacus genome window below encodes:
- a CDS encoding ATP-binding cassette domain-containing protein — protein sequence MKHWDILLTNQVDKKSFIDTLLSSRIEGKLSVFNNQKGILFSDIAIQKLIEEEYIHDSIEATADAHRNLRTFSSGERKKEFIKYCLRQNPDYIILDNPMDHLDIASRIELSAEIESISHSVGIIQLVNRTIDLLPFIVNKAQINDNSFELKDINTIEDHYLENNEYKIPIHKEIFKDGILIKMNSVSVSYDERPIIDSLSWTIKQGEFWQLIGPNGSGKSTLLSLITGENTKGYGQDIELFGRKKGSGESIWEIKKKIGSFSTSMTDLFNRNTTLEEMILSGFFDSIGLYRQPTTLQRKIVAQWLDVIEMTPLKKKIFNRLSIGQQRLALITRAVLKHPPLLILDEPLEGLDDHNVALVIQLINTIKKETNITILFVSHRMEPNLAPNSVLELQTGLTGSKGIIKAFAS from the coding sequence ATGAAACATTGGGACATCCTTTTAACCAATCAGGTTGACAAAAAAAGCTTTATAGACACTTTATTATCAAGCAGAATAGAAGGGAAATTATCGGTTTTTAACAACCAGAAAGGAATTCTATTTTCTGATATTGCAATTCAGAAATTAATTGAGGAAGAATACATACACGATTCCATTGAAGCCACAGCCGACGCACACCGAAACCTGCGCACATTTTCATCAGGTGAACGAAAAAAAGAATTTATAAAATACTGCCTCAGACAAAACCCAGATTATATTATTCTAGATAATCCTATGGATCATTTAGATATTGCTTCGCGAATCGAATTATCAGCTGAGATTGAATCCATCTCACATTCGGTTGGTATCATTCAGTTAGTGAACAGAACTATTGATCTGCTTCCTTTTATTGTCAATAAAGCGCAGATAAATGACAATTCATTTGAACTGAAAGACATCAATACAATTGAAGATCATTACCTTGAAAATAATGAATATAAAATACCTATTCACAAAGAGATTTTTAAGGATGGTATTCTAATAAAAATGAATTCCGTTTCTGTTTCCTATGACGAAAGACCTATTATCGATTCGCTGTCGTGGACTATTAAACAAGGGGAATTCTGGCAGTTAATTGGTCCGAACGGTTCTGGAAAAAGCACTCTCCTATCGCTCATCACAGGGGAAAACACCAAAGGCTACGGTCAGGACATAGAACTTTTTGGAAGAAAAAAAGGAAGCGGTGAAAGCATTTGGGAAATCAAAAAGAAAATCGGGTCTTTCTCAACATCGATGACCGATTTATTTAACAGAAATACAACTTTGGAAGAAATGATTCTTTCCGGTTTTTTTGATTCTATCGGATTGTACAGACAGCCGACAACCTTACAGCGAAAAATTGTTGCTCAATGGCTTGATGTAATCGAAATGACGCCACTGAAAAAGAAAATCTTCAACAGGCTTTCCATTGGCCAGCAAAGGCTGGCGCTGATTACCCGAGCAGTTCTCAAACATCCGCCGTTATTAATTCTAGACGAACCGCTGGAAGGATTGGACGACCATAATGTGGCATTAGTAATTCAGCTTATCAATACGATTAAAAAAGAAACGAATATAACGATTCTGTTTGTTTCGCATAGAATGGAGCCTAATCTTGCACCTAATTCAGTTTTGGAACTGCAGACAGGTTTAACAGGATCTAAAGGAATTATAAAAGCTTTTGCTTCTTAA
- a CDS encoding DUF433 domain-containing protein, whose amino-acid sequence MVDYKQHITINSEVRFGKPTIIGTRITVFDVLNWLANGMTINEIIEDYPELKAEQIKACLAYAADREHKIQIAS is encoded by the coding sequence ATGGTTGATTACAAACAACATATAACAATAAATTCTGAAGTCCGTTTTGGAAAACCTACAATAATAGGAACCCGAATAACGGTATTTGATGTTTTAAACTGGCTGGCAAATGGTATGACAATAAACGAAATTATTGAAGATTACCCTGAACTTAAAGCTGAACAAATTAAAGCTTGTCTTGCTTATGCTGCAGATAGAGAACATAAAATTCAAATCGCATCGTGA
- a CDS encoding DUF2167 domain-containing protein: MMKTTLTFIACLFTFCMYSQDENLAKKIDSIEKTFKYQHGSIDLKNGIGKINVPKGFKYLEPVQAERVLVDIWGNPKGENLTLGLLLPENQGVMNENGYVFNIQYDEIGHVEDDDADDVNYDDLLAEMKKETVEENKERQKAGYEPITIVGWAAKPFYDQDRKILHWAKEIKFGTNTVNTLNYNVRILGRKGVLVLNAIATENELPLVQKDINKVLDIVQFNDGYKYEDFDSNVDEVAAWTIGGLVAGKVLAKVGFLAILAKFGKLIVLGLLGFFSAFKNKIRGWFSKNKGTENEEEPKQLEEPLAQIEETEKEEEAETADREL; this comes from the coding sequence ATGATGAAAACTACTTTAACTTTTATTGCCTGCCTATTTACTTTTTGTATGTATTCACAGGATGAAAACCTAGCAAAGAAAATAGATTCTATCGAAAAAACTTTTAAATACCAGCACGGATCCATTGATTTAAAAAACGGAATCGGAAAAATAAATGTCCCGAAAGGTTTCAAATATCTTGAGCCTGTACAAGCTGAGAGAGTATTAGTTGATATCTGGGGAAATCCGAAAGGCGAGAATTTAACCCTGGGTTTGTTATTACCCGAAAACCAAGGAGTAATGAACGAGAACGGTTATGTTTTCAACATTCAGTATGACGAAATTGGACATGTTGAGGACGATGATGCTGATGATGTTAACTATGATGATCTGCTTGCCGAAATGAAAAAAGAAACAGTCGAGGAAAATAAAGAACGACAAAAAGCAGGATACGAACCAATAACAATTGTAGGCTGGGCTGCAAAACCATTTTACGACCAAGACAGGAAAATACTGCATTGGGCAAAAGAAATAAAATTTGGTACAAATACCGTTAATACCTTAAACTATAATGTTAGAATCCTTGGCCGAAAAGGGGTCTTGGTACTGAATGCAATTGCGACTGAGAATGAACTGCCATTGGTACAAAAAGACATTAATAAAGTTCTTGACATCGTTCAATTTAATGATGGCTACAAGTATGAAGACTTTGATTCCAATGTAGATGAAGTTGCTGCCTGGACAATTGGCGGTCTTGTTGCCGGAAAAGTTTTAGCCAAAGTTGGTTTCTTGGCTATACTGGCAAAATTTGGAAAACTAATTGTGTTAGGTCTTTTAGGTTTCTTTAGTGCTTTCAAAAATAAAATAAGAGGATGGTTTTCTAAAAACAAGGGCACCGAAAATGAAGAAGAACCAAAACAGCTTGAAGAACCATTAGCCCAAATAGAAGAAACAGAAAAAGAAGAAGAAGCAGAAACTGCAGACAGAGAACTCTAA
- the yaaA gene encoding peroxide stress protein YaaA — MKIVLSPAKSLNFEQELPTTLHTSSSFLKESRQVHKVLKQQSPKNLSELMSISDKLADLNWKRNQDWKTPFTPENARPAVYAFDGDVYTGLDAYTIPSEKLDLLQDRLRILSGLYGYLKPLDLIQPYRLEMGTKLPIGESKNLYEFWKKTITDSLNKELKKGELFINLASNEYFSAVDVKALKVPVITPEFKDYKDGKLKIISFFAKKARGLMVRYILDTNAETIDDLKGFNYEGYQFDANLSKENNLVFTR, encoded by the coding sequence ATGAAAATCGTACTTTCCCCAGCCAAATCGCTAAACTTCGAACAGGAATTACCAACTACGCTGCATACATCATCATCTTTTCTAAAAGAATCCAGACAGGTTCATAAAGTTTTGAAACAGCAATCCCCGAAAAATTTATCGGAATTGATGTCGATTTCGGATAAATTGGCTGATTTGAACTGGAAACGCAATCAGGACTGGAAAACTCCTTTTACACCTGAGAATGCACGCCCGGCAGTTTATGCCTTTGACGGCGATGTGTATACAGGATTGGATGCTTACACAATTCCCTCCGAAAAACTGGATTTGCTTCAAGACCGATTGCGAATATTATCGGGTTTGTATGGGTATTTAAAACCTTTGGATTTGATTCAGCCTTACCGATTGGAGATGGGAACAAAATTACCTATTGGCGAAAGCAAAAATTTATACGAGTTTTGGAAAAAGACCATTACCGATTCCCTGAACAAAGAACTTAAAAAAGGGGAGTTGTTTATCAATTTGGCGAGTAATGAATATTTCTCAGCTGTTGATGTGAAAGCATTGAAAGTGCCCGTTATCACTCCCGAATTCAAGGATTACAAAGACGGAAAACTGAAAATAATCAGTTTTTTTGCTAAGAAGGCGAGGGGATTGATGGTTCGTTATATTTTGGATACCAATGCCGAAACTATTGACGATTTAAAAGGATTCAATTACGAAGGCTACCAGTTTGACGCTAATTTATCCAAAGAGAATAATTTGGTTTTTACGAGGTAG
- a CDS encoding D-alanine--D-alanine ligase codes for MKNIAIIMGGYSSEYKISLISGNVVYQFLDKTKYNGFRIHIFKKKWVYVDDKDNEFPIDKNDFSTTVNGTKITFDCVFNAIHGTPGEDGLMQAYFELIDLPQSSCDYYQAALTFNKRDMLSVLKPYGIKTATSYYLNKGDSINTAEIVKTVGLPCFVKPNKSGSSFGISKVKTEAELPIAIEVAYKEDNEIIIESFLDGTEVSVGVINYQGEIIVLPITEIVSENDFFDYEAKYQGKSQEITPARISDEMTQKVSEAAKRAYEVLKMKGFSRSEFIFVDGEPHMLEMNTIPGLTTESLIPQQAKAAGISLTDLFTNAIELALN; via the coding sequence ATGAAAAACATTGCCATCATCATGGGCGGCTATTCAAGCGAATACAAGATCTCACTCATTAGCGGAAACGTAGTTTACCAATTCTTAGACAAAACAAAATATAACGGATTCAGAATCCACATTTTCAAAAAAAAATGGGTATATGTTGATGACAAAGACAATGAATTTCCAATAGACAAAAACGATTTTTCAACTACTGTAAACGGAACCAAAATTACTTTCGACTGTGTTTTTAATGCCATTCACGGCACACCAGGCGAAGACGGACTGATGCAGGCTTATTTCGAATTAATAGATCTTCCTCAATCATCTTGTGACTACTATCAAGCGGCATTAACGTTCAATAAACGAGACATGCTTTCTGTTTTGAAACCGTACGGAATCAAAACTGCCACTTCCTACTATTTAAACAAAGGCGACAGCATCAATACTGCCGAAATTGTAAAAACAGTTGGTCTGCCATGTTTTGTAAAACCAAATAAATCGGGTTCAAGTTTCGGGATTTCCAAAGTAAAAACCGAAGCCGAACTGCCAATCGCAATCGAAGTTGCGTATAAAGAAGATAACGAAATCATCATCGAAAGTTTCCTTGACGGAACCGAAGTTTCTGTCGGAGTTATCAACTATCAGGGAGAAATAATTGTTCTGCCGATTACCGAGATTGTTTCAGAAAATGATTTCTTCGATTACGAAGCCAAATACCAAGGGAAATCTCAGGAAATAACTCCTGCCAGAATCTCCGATGAAATGACTCAAAAAGTTAGCGAAGCAGCAAAACGCGCCTACGAAGTATTAAAAATGAAAGGTTTCTCCAGAAGCGAATTTATCTTTGTAGACGGCGAACCACACATGCTGGAAATGAATACAATTCCAGGTCTTACAACCGAAAGCTTAATTCCGCAACAAGCCAAAGCTGCCGGAATTTCATTAACAGATTTGTTTACCAACGCTATTGAGCTAGCACTTAATTAA
- a CDS encoding adenosine deaminase, producing MKLFYPFFFSMICQLGFSQSAETYFEKIRNNEAELTAFFAQMPKGGDLHHHYSGSIYAEPLLAHAIAKDFYLNTQTMTVSQEKQSGADWVLFSMLQKNGELDAYKQKVMHKWSAKDYNNVDYPSDKLFFESFMKFEPATQGNFEAGLLELKNRAIKENVSYIETQLSTIPCDIQTADLSKSNSYLRKLSADKNEKAVMQSLDSLYTIFIKKDAKKYAADFNENFVGKMHAALKIDDSQFTMRYQNFVLRFMEPVDLFKNLIVAFISADSSPLMAGVNIVSPEDGETSMKDYWLHMVMFKYCHSRFPKVKYAMHAGELTLGLVRPEELSWHINAAVYIAGANRIGHGVDMAYEDKSYDLMRYMAKNNIPVEINLASNEFILKVKENRHPILLYKEFGVPIVISTDDAGILRTNMTEQYVLLAKRYKTITYSDIKQFVYNSISYSFIQDPAVKKQLTLDLDNRFKTFEANFSLK from the coding sequence ATGAAATTATTTTATCCTTTCTTTTTTTCGATGATATGCCAACTGGGTTTTTCGCAATCGGCAGAAACTTATTTTGAAAAAATCAGAAACAACGAAGCCGAACTCACGGCTTTTTTTGCACAAATGCCTAAAGGAGGCGACTTACACCATCATTATTCCGGTTCCATTTACGCAGAGCCATTGTTGGCTCATGCTATAGCAAAAGATTTCTATCTCAACACGCAGACTATGACTGTGAGTCAGGAAAAGCAATCCGGAGCTGACTGGGTGCTATTCTCTATGCTTCAAAAGAACGGAGAACTGGATGCCTACAAACAAAAAGTAATGCACAAGTGGTCTGCCAAAGATTACAATAATGTTGACTATCCTTCGGATAAATTATTTTTTGAATCTTTCATGAAATTTGAACCTGCCACACAGGGTAATTTTGAAGCCGGTCTGCTGGAACTGAAAAATAGGGCAATCAAAGAAAATGTCAGCTATATCGAAACTCAATTATCAACCATTCCTTGTGATATACAAACAGCTGATTTATCCAAATCCAACAGTTATTTGAGAAAATTGTCGGCAGATAAAAATGAAAAAGCTGTAATGCAGTCTTTGGATTCGCTGTATACCATTTTCATTAAAAAAGATGCCAAAAAATATGCAGCCGATTTTAATGAAAACTTTGTTGGAAAAATGCACGCAGCACTCAAAATCGATGATAGTCAATTTACGATGCGCTACCAAAATTTTGTCTTACGCTTTATGGAACCTGTGGATTTATTCAAAAACTTAATCGTTGCTTTTATTTCGGCCGACAGCAGTCCGCTGATGGCGGGAGTTAATATCGTCTCCCCAGAAGACGGCGAAACTTCGATGAAAGATTATTGGTTACATATGGTTATGTTCAAATATTGCCACAGCCGTTTTCCGAAAGTAAAATACGCTATGCACGCCGGCGAACTTACCTTGGGACTTGTCCGCCCTGAGGAATTAAGCTGGCATATCAATGCAGCAGTTTATATTGCGGGAGCCAATAGAATCGGTCATGGAGTAGACATGGCCTACGAAGATAAAAGTTATGATTTGATGCGTTATATGGCAAAGAATAACATCCCTGTTGAAATCAATCTTGCGAGCAATGAGTTTATTTTAAAAGTAAAAGAAAACCGCCACCCTATTTTATTGTACAAAGAATTTGGTGTGCCGATTGTCATCAGCACGGACGATGCCGGAATACTGCGTACTAATATGACAGAGCAGTATGTTTTACTTGCCAAAAGGTACAAAACCATTACTTATAGCGATATTAAACAATTTGTCTACAACAGCATCAGCTATAGTTTTATACAAGATCCTGCGGTAAAAAAACAATTGACACTTGACTTGGATAATCGTTTTAAAACTTTTGAAGCTAATTTTTCCCTGAAATAA
- a CDS encoding GNAT family N-acetyltransferase, with product MIEIKKAGIEDLSTIQNISIESFTETFSDINTPENMEKYLKDNFNTAQLTLEINNPNSPFYIAYWDNEPVGYLKLNSGNAQTETVEDETIEIQRIYVLKAFHGKKIGQLLLDKAIKVAQESNVDYAWLGVWEENHRALQFYTKNGFVTFDKHIFTLGNDQQTDLLMKLPIKTNS from the coding sequence ATGATTGAAATTAAAAAAGCCGGCATAGAAGACCTTAGCACGATACAGAATATAAGTATTGAATCTTTTACCGAAACATTTTCGGACATAAACACTCCCGAAAATATGGAGAAATACCTAAAGGATAATTTCAACACGGCTCAATTGACTTTAGAAATAAACAATCCCAATTCGCCATTTTACATTGCTTATTGGGACAATGAACCTGTTGGATATCTTAAATTAAATTCAGGAAATGCACAAACTGAAACGGTTGAAGACGAGACAATCGAAATTCAGCGCATTTATGTTTTGAAAGCTTTTCACGGAAAAAAAATAGGACAGCTGTTACTCGACAAAGCTATAAAAGTGGCGCAGGAATCTAATGTTGATTATGCTTGGCTTGGCGTTTGGGAAGAAAACCACAGAGCGTTACAGTTTTATACCAAAAATGGTTTTGTCACTTTCGACAAACATATTTTTACATTGGGTAATGACCAGCAAACCGATTTATTAATGAAACTGCCAATAAAGACCAACTCCTAA
- a CDS encoding PASTA domain-containing protein, giving the protein MSLKKYLTSRVFFGQVAIAFAIIAVLAYLFMHWLTFTTDHGHEIAVPDLRKLTEEQVEEKLDELDLDYELLDSVDFRGDYPKYSVVEQDPMPGTKVKVGRKVYIKINSSGFSSVRIPDLIEKTYREAVPTLKALGLEAGTITYVPNLGKDMVLEMRYKGRNLKVGDRVLKASKIDLVLGDGKESYQEEEPVDSTAVPATDTATPANEQ; this is encoded by the coding sequence ATGAGCTTAAAAAAATATCTTACGAGCCGCGTTTTTTTTGGACAAGTGGCAATTGCATTTGCGATTATTGCAGTTTTAGCCTATTTATTTATGCATTGGCTGACTTTTACAACAGATCACGGGCATGAAATTGCTGTTCCTGATTTGAGAAAATTAACAGAGGAACAAGTGGAAGAGAAACTGGACGAACTGGATTTGGATTACGAGCTGCTGGATAGTGTTGATTTTAGAGGCGATTATCCAAAATATAGTGTTGTAGAGCAGGATCCAATGCCTGGTACAAAAGTAAAAGTAGGCAGAAAAGTATATATTAAAATTAATTCTTCTGGGTTTTCATCTGTGAGAATCCCGGATTTAATAGAGAAGACATATCGTGAAGCGGTACCTACATTAAAAGCTCTTGGACTGGAAGCAGGAACAATTACGTATGTTCCTAACCTTGGAAAAGACATGGTTCTTGAAATGCGTTATAAAGGCAGAAACCTGAAAGTAGGGGACAGAGTATTGAAAGCCTCTAAAATTGATTTGGTTTTGGGAGACGGAAAAGAAAGTTATCAGGAAGAAGAACCAGTGGACAGCACAGCTGTTCCCGCAACAGATACAGCAACACCAGCGAATGAACAATAA
- a CDS encoding SPFH domain-containing protein: MGPFMIAILVFGLIILFSSFFTVKQQTAVVVERFGKFLSIRNSGLQLKVPIIDRIAGRVNFRIQQLDVIIETQTKDNVFVKMKISVQFKVIPEHAYEAFYKLEYPHDQITAYVFDVVRAEVPKLILDDVFARKDDIAIAVKRELNEAMMAYGYDIINTLVTDIDPDIQVKNAMNRINAAEREKTAAMFESEAQRIRIVAKAKAEAESKKLQGQGIADQRREIARGLVESVEVLNEVGINSQEASALIVITQHYDTLQAIGADTNSNLILLPNSPQAASDMLNSMVTSFTASNLIGEEMKKQPKRVKKIDHTSTDFNPSDTSNPAGE; the protein is encoded by the coding sequence ATGGGTCCATTTATGATTGCCATTTTAGTCTTCGGGCTGATTATTCTTTTTTCTTCCTTTTTTACAGTTAAACAGCAGACTGCGGTTGTTGTAGAACGTTTTGGTAAGTTCTTGAGTATCCGCAACTCAGGTTTACAGCTTAAAGTGCCGATTATTGACAGAATTGCTGGGCGTGTAAACTTTAGAATCCAGCAGCTGGATGTAATTATTGAAACACAGACTAAAGACAATGTGTTTGTGAAAATGAAAATTTCGGTACAGTTTAAAGTCATTCCGGAACACGCTTATGAAGCATTCTACAAGTTGGAATATCCGCATGACCAGATTACGGCTTACGTTTTTGACGTAGTGCGTGCCGAGGTTCCGAAACTTATTCTGGATGATGTTTTTGCAAGAAAAGATGATATTGCAATTGCTGTAAAAAGAGAATTAAATGAAGCGATGATGGCTTATGGGTATGATATCATCAATACTTTGGTTACCGATATTGATCCGGATATTCAGGTAAAAAATGCGATGAACCGAATTAATGCTGCCGAAAGAGAAAAAACAGCTGCTATGTTCGAATCGGAAGCTCAGAGAATCAGAATTGTTGCAAAAGCAAAAGCCGAAGCCGAAAGTAAAAAACTGCAGGGTCAGGGTATTGCCGATCAAAGAAGAGAAATTGCACGCGGTCTGGTAGAAAGTGTTGAAGTATTGAACGAAGTTGGAATTAATTCGCAGGAAGCATCAGCTCTAATCGTGATTACACAGCATTATGACACACTGCAGGCGATTGGTGCTGATACGAATTCTAATTTAATTCTGCTTCCAAATTCACCGCAGGCAGCAAGTGATATGCTGAATAGCATGGTAACAAGTTTTACAGCCTCAAACTTGATTGGAGAAGAAATGAAAAAACAGCCAAAACGCGTAAAAAAAATTGATCATACGTCAACTGATTTTAATCCTTCAGATACTTCAAATCCAGCGGGAGAATAA
- a CDS encoding RluA family pseudouridine synthase: MNNNNEPIEDLDEELFEHYRFEVPKGQAILRIDKYLMSLIPNATRNKIQNAATDGNIFVNDLTVKSNYKVKPFDVIQIMLSHPPFENRVDPEDIPLDIVYEDDALLLINKPPGLVVHPGHGNYTGTLVNALAFHFENLPMNSSERPGLVHRIDKDTSGLLVVAKTEAAMTHLAKQFEAKTSEREYIALVWGNVAQEAGTIEGNLARHLKDRMQMAVFADPEIGKPAITHYKVLERFGYVTLISCKLETGRTHQIRAHMKHIGHPLFNDERYGGHLILKGTTFTKYKQFIENCFKALPRQALHAKTLGFVHPNTGEMMRFDTELPQDFQDCIEKWRGYSKSHHVDDEE, encoded by the coding sequence ATGAACAATAATAATGAACCAATAGAGGATTTAGACGAAGAATTATTTGAGCATTACAGGTTTGAGGTGCCGAAAGGGCAGGCCATTCTGCGAATTGACAAATACCTGATGAGTCTGATTCCGAATGCCACTAGAAATAAAATTCAGAACGCGGCTACTGACGGAAATATTTTTGTAAATGATCTGACTGTAAAGTCGAATTACAAAGTGAAACCTTTTGATGTGATTCAGATAATGCTTTCGCACCCGCCGTTTGAAAACAGGGTGGATCCAGAGGATATTCCACTGGATATCGTTTATGAGGATGATGCACTTTTGTTAATCAATAAACCGCCGGGATTGGTGGTTCATCCTGGTCATGGGAATTATACCGGAACTCTGGTAAATGCATTGGCGTTTCATTTTGAGAATCTGCCAATGAACAGCAGTGAGCGTCCGGGATTGGTTCATCGAATTGACAAGGATACTTCGGGATTATTGGTTGTTGCCAAAACCGAAGCAGCAATGACGCATCTTGCTAAACAATTTGAAGCTAAAACATCCGAAAGAGAGTATATTGCGCTTGTTTGGGGAAATGTTGCTCAAGAAGCTGGAACTATCGAAGGAAACTTAGCACGTCATTTAAAGGATCGTATGCAGATGGCAGTTTTTGCTGATCCCGAAATTGGTAAACCGGCCATTACACATTATAAAGTTTTGGAACGTTTTGGGTATGTAACCTTAATTTCCTGTAAATTAGAAACAGGAAGAACGCACCAAATCCGTGCGCACATGAAACATATCGGGCATCCGCTTTTTAATGATGAGCGTTATGGTGGTCATTTGATTTTAAAAGGAACTACATTTACAAAATACAAACAGTTTATCGAGAATTGTTTCAAAGCTTTGCCGCGTCAGGCACTGCATGCAAAAACACTTGGTTTTGTTCATCCAAACACAGGTGAAATGATGCGTTTTGATACCGAATTGCCTCAGGATTTTCAGGATTGTATTGAGAAATGGAGAGGATATTCTAAGTCACATCATGTGGATGACGAGGAGTAA
- a CDS encoding MFS transporter translates to MTNSTSSITKNSKSILNAAVIVAALGYFVDIYDLLLFGIVRTDSLKDLGITGDAVRDQGEYLISMQMFGMLFGGILWGILGDKKGRISVLFGSILLYSAANIANGLVTTVDGYAFWRLIAGIGLAGELGPGITLVAESLPKEKRGYGTMIVASVGVSGAVAAYLVYQFFQDWRLCYYAGGGLGILLLFLRISITESGMFKQVQQSDEKKGDFLSLFTNTKRFSKYLQCILIGVPLWFLVGVLITFSPEFAKALGVQQAETIAAGKAIAFCYAGLVFGDIASGLFSQWFKSRKKIMFLFLISNLIMVFVYLNAYGISPSAFYLLCFVMGISVGYWVLFVTIAAEQFGTNIRATVTTTVPNFVRGSLPLIILIYSFFRDRIFEGDILKAGMIVGFLLSIASLLALWKLKETFHVDLDYIENNNETFI, encoded by the coding sequence ATGACCAACTCTACCTCATCTATTACTAAAAATTCGAAATCCATACTTAACGCCGCGGTGATTGTAGCTGCGCTTGGCTATTTTGTTGACATCTATGATTTATTACTCTTTGGAATTGTGCGTACCGACAGTCTGAAAGATCTTGGTATAACAGGAGATGCAGTCCGTGATCAGGGAGAATACCTCATCAGCATGCAGATGTTTGGGATGCTTTTCGGCGGGATTTTGTGGGGAATTTTAGGAGACAAAAAGGGGCGGATATCTGTTTTGTTTGGTTCTATATTACTGTATTCGGCGGCAAATATTGCCAATGGACTGGTGACAACAGTTGATGGCTATGCTTTTTGGCGGCTGATTGCTGGTATTGGACTTGCAGGAGAACTGGGTCCCGGAATTACTCTGGTGGCCGAATCCCTGCCTAAAGAAAAACGCGGTTACGGAACCATGATTGTGGCTTCGGTAGGTGTTTCGGGAGCTGTTGCAGCTTATTTGGTTTACCAGTTTTTTCAGGATTGGAGGCTGTGCTATTATGCCGGAGGAGGCCTTGGCATCCTGCTGTTGTTTTTAAGAATCAGCATTACCGAGTCGGGAATGTTCAAACAGGTACAGCAAAGTGATGAAAAGAAAGGAGATTTCTTGTCTTTGTTTACCAATACAAAAAGATTTTCAAAATACCTGCAATGCATACTTATTGGTGTACCGCTTTGGTTTTTGGTAGGTGTTTTGATTACTTTTTCACCCGAATTTGCTAAAGCTCTCGGAGTACAGCAGGCCGAAACCATAGCCGCAGGAAAAGCCATTGCTTTCTGCTATGCCGGATTGGTTTTTGGTGACATTGCCAGCGGTTTGTTCAGCCAATGGTTCAAAAGCCGAAAAAAAATTATGTTCCTATTTCTGATTTCCAATCTAATAATGGTTTTTGTTTATTTGAACGCTTACGGAATTTCTCCTTCTGCCTTTTATCTTCTTTGCTTTGTCATGGGAATTTCTGTCGGATATTGGGTTTTGTTTGTAACCATCGCTGCAGAACAATTTGGAACAAATATTCGAGCAACAGTGACAACTACTGTTCCCAATTTTGTTCGAGGCTCTCTTCCGCTGATTATTTTAATCTATAGTTTTTTCAGAGACCGTATTTTTGAAGGTGATATTCTCAAAGCAGGAATGATTGTTGGCTTCTTATTATCAATCGCTTCATTGCTGGCATTATGGAAATTAAAGGAAACTTTCCATGTTGACTTGGACTATATCGAGAACAATAACGAAACTTTTATTTGA